DNA from Onthophagus taurus isolate NC chromosome 2, IU_Otau_3.0, whole genome shotgun sequence:
AgattttgtcaaaaaatcGTCATCCAAAATCATGATACTACTATCAATAATCaagtttattataatatttcttGTCGTACTTGTACATATTGTACTAATTGCCTTAATAATCTGGTTGGGTAGGATGATTTACGTAACTGATTGTATAAGAAAACATGGGGAGAAAATCcgcaattaatttaattaacaattttattttaaagatgcACATAAAACACATTGTTTAAATACATTTGTTTGTTGCACTCCTTCTTcttaatatcaaataaaattaatttcttatcgAATTGCTTTTTTGTTGCCTTCTGAGTCGCTGTAATAATAATCCATACATTGAAATATATGCACTATACAACCTAATACACCAAGTATTGTAGTTAATATAACTATGGAACAAATTACGgtgatcaaaattaaaattttactacacattttatttttgtttttacgaCTTgacattgatttattttttaaacataaacgtcaaatttttaatttatcaaaattaaattctaaatgcCTGAATTATTTgtcaatatatttattttattaacttgTATACATTGTGCACTGATTCTTTGGTTAAACATACGAATTCGAGCTACACGAATCAAGAAACCGTTCCAAATCTTCGAGTCTTCGTACTTCGCGTTGAATATGTTTCAAGTGACCCCATCTTAACTGTTTTAATTGCTTAACATATAAAGGCTCATCGGACATTTTACTACAAGAACAAGAGCTTGTTTGTGGTTTAGGTTCGCAGTCGTGATGCAAATTTCCGGCCGTACAAGAAGTTGAACTGGAGTTAAAAGTATCTGCTAAAGCTTGAGCTATTTCCACACATAGTTCTTTGTCCATTTTTCCAGCGGAATGTTTCTTTAATATGTCGACAGCTACACGGTGATCTATAGGATTCTAAAAGTTAatccaaaattatttaacaattaccgtttaatttattaacttacTTCTTTCGTCGAATATTTTTCACATAAATTCGTTCCAAAATGATTACTTAAAGCGTGATCAATTAAATTGACTACATAACTTTTAGTTCGGTGCAGTTCAAGAGCATCATCAACCAGCACTCTAGGAACAGTTGCGGTTCTTAACGATTTAATCGACTCAGCTGAACGATCATTATCATTTAATCTTTGAGAAGAAGCTTGTGAACATATACGTCTAAACGATTCGGGTTGAAGATCTAATGGATTTGAAACACAATCTTGCAGGTGTTCTTTAGTATGAACAGATTCACATTTTCTAATATCCTTTTCATTTGGAACATCTTGTTCTGGAACTTCAAATGGTTCCTCTTGGATAATTCCTGAAGTATGTTGAGAACATTGATTGTTTTGTTGAGTTTTTTTGATTACGTTGTTTTGAATTTCTTGATAGTTAAAACTTTTCGGAAGAtcttttaaacctttttcgctctaaaatttaaaaagaaaaatttattgaatctAATTGAATCAATAACGCGTTACCCCTACTGTTCCATCCGTACTTCTTGGTGTTTTATCATCTTTTCCTTCATTATTGTTAGTGTTTGATTCTTGAGGTGGTTGTTTAAAATCACCCGATTCATTATTTGTAAAGCCATTAGCTTTAAGGTCAGCGAATAACATTTCTTCTAATGCATCGGAGGTAACTTCCTCTTGTTCTTTTTGagttttttgagatttttgttgtttaagtTTTTCTTGGGTTTCTTTTATTGTAGGAGGtatctaaataaatatagagattacaaaaatatttttttgttggctCGTTTCAAAAACCTTAGGTTTTAACATTCTAACTAAATTAAGATCCGGTGGATTTCCAGCGAATTCAACCatattcttttcaaaaatgttttcataTCTTTCTAAAGCAGCATCTAATTTAGATCGTGTAACATTTAAATTGTCTTTATTTAGTAATCGATTTTTATCCGTATTACCATAATGGGGATGGTGTTTACTTTGTGACTGGCTAATAGGAAAAACGTATTCATTTTGATAAAGGTGTGCATCTTGAGGAATTCGTTTATTTCGTTTGTTATAAACTGCGGGATCTGGTTGTGCCGCAACTGGTAAACATAAAGCTGATGGTCGTTTTATTGGAGCTGGTGTCGCTGGTCTTCGATAATAcctataacaataaaaatcgtttatatcaaattaagtACTAAACGTACATAGTTCAATAATAAACAAAGTGTTTGTATGGTGTCTAATTGCATTTTCGTCTTCCTCGAATATAACAGCTGTACAAACCGTAacgtttatgaaaataaacttGCAGGTACGCGTGTTAGAGTTGAATCAACGAAGGTAAACTTTCTTAAACAATAGGTAAACATTAATTTCCGCAACACTctgaaaatgtttatcaaCTTACtaatgatttatttgattACTAAGAATGTGATGTGAAATATGTAGTTGGAATCGATGAATAGCTTTGTAGTTGTTGATCGACTTCCTGATTTAGCTTTTCGTGTCAGTTTGCACGTTTGCTAATCCATTAACGTGTTTTTGAAACATACGCAACCATTAACGTAATTACAAGGTGATGGCGagaattattatgaaaattgctgaattgttttataaataaaaaagctaaataaaaaaaattgtgtactgtatttattttaaatcccacatatttaatttttaatattatgaaTGTTTTAGTGCTTTGTGTGGTGCATAATATACTACGatggttttttaaataaaaacattgggACACCAACAGTATTGTAGTCTGTAAACTGAAAaagcacaaaaaaataatcctgtattttaaattcagctagcttttaatataaaataaaattgttattaatgcATTGCGTAGcaataatttatgaaatttcatactttatttttatttaactacacaaataattaatgtaatgAAAACGGATGCTTGCTACAcactaattaataaacagtAATGTTCCAATAACTTTTGTTAAAACCCGATTCTGGacttcacaattttttaaaatattataccTAAAATGGGTTTTTAAGATCAATTTTGTCAAAGTTTAAAAAGCTGCATTTATTTTAGCGGCTTTTTATTGAACAAGTTGAAATTGTAACAAGCCGAAACTGAGTGTTAGTGCTAACAATTCGTGCTTTtcatttttgtagtaaatgctTGGTACTGAAAGTTCCAGATGAAACGGCTGAAATTCAAGATACTTGAGCGTAGTGAAAAATGAGGTTCACTTCATATTCAATTTGCAATTTCTTGCATAGTATATTGTAAGAATAACTAcgatgataaaaaaatgtgattgTTTATATTTGCTGTTCCAATGATATGGAAAGTAATAAGCACATTAACGATTGTTTTTACCATTGATGTTACTAGCAAcaactaataaaataataaagtaaggTATCCTTGTCTTGCTCTACCATTAGGCTAGTAGGCTATGGTTTTGATCTTCTTGTCCCTAATTCAGGCTTCATTATGGAGAAAGCTACACTATTTGGCTTCGTATTCAAAACGAAAGACTTCTTGGCAGCAGGAACTTATAGCTTTAGTATACTGTTCAGACATTAATGGTTTGATGAACGAATTCGGAATTGGATATAAAAAGGATGAGATTCATCTAAAGGTCGTTCTACTACAAAATGAAATATCTATTTTTCTTATGTGAATAGAACATGTGAGTAATAAAACAGTTTGTGAGAGCCATACCCAAAGATGGATAAATTCCTAATCTGTCAGAAGAAAAGATAGTCATCATTTCTCTCATCATTTTCCTCAGCCTTTATTTGTGAATACTTTacttacttattattattttcttgtatcatttattgattttgtgaAGCATCTTCTCCGATTTATCAACTGCTTCCAAGTCAATATTCTATGCTATAATAGCTTAAAGTTAAGTAATATTACCATCAGTAATCATTTACAATGAGTTAAAATGAAAACTATtcgaaatttgcaaatattttgttaCATCGGAGTCCGCAACATCATTATTGAGGAATAttgattttctaaaaaaaacaaaaaaataggtCTTCACGGCTGAGTTGGGTGAATTCGTCAGAACGAATTTGGGACAAATCGGTACCGCCCTTTAGAGACTATGATCCGTAAACCAATAATCGACTTGTAATGGCGCAGTAATATATTGGTACTATTCTGCAGTTGACAACATTATGGAGACACATCGAAATTGACTGATgagttaatatttttaataaatactattTAAGCACATTTGAAAACTTAACCAATACCACCAAATCATCTTTAGGGATATGTATTTgatagaaatttgaaatttagtGTCTATGTATCACAAAACTGGCATTTAATGACATTAAATATAACTTCAACAACCTCAGGTCCAGTTAAAGGAAAGCATTATTCAACATAGTTAGGTAAGCATTACTCAACACAAATAAATCTCACCATACTCAAACTCTTATTCAGTATCTGCTGATCTTGACCTTACCCATATTGATCATAAAAGGGgaatattaaagaatttaaataaatataaaagctTTCATCTTATCTATTTGTTTCTAGATAATATAATTTACCAACATacacaaaatattttctaaaagatAATATGGTGGAGGCGCCGGTATTTTcctataattataaaaaactgttattttaacgtcaattttaattaatccaaATAACAATCACAAAAAGTCTTTGTTTCTCTGATGGCAGGTATCCATCAAAAGGTAttattctataaataaatcatcCTTCCCACTACCCACGCGAAAGGCGCGTCAAGAAAAGCCACAAAAAGCcccaaaaatttattctttggTTTCGCCCTCGCATGTTATTCGAATAACATGGATTAAGCCGaaagaaatactaaaaatgGAACAAGAGAGAGAGAAAAGGCGTTTCGTATAAGAATTGAATACGAGAACGTCTCGTACCTTTTGTAGTCCGCACTTTTGTAATCTAACTTAAATCTTTACGTCGAGTCGGAGTCGTGTTTAGGTCATGGCCTTTTTTACCCGCACTATTTACATAATTAAGTAGTCTAACAgaaatgtataattttatatacatactCGTTTTACATacaatttacaaatttatgtGACGTATCTATTAAACGTATTCATTTACACCTAGTGTAAAACACTCCAAATGAAtctacaatatttattattttaataaatctgaAAATCACACCCTGATGAAtgggttttaataaatcgatCGAACCATCCTGACATGTGCGAACGAACCGAACGGATAGATTACCAgccaaaaatacaaaaaaggcTATTATTTGAAACTGTCGTGCTcaaaagtttctattttctgtatttatataaaaaagaaccTACGGTGGATGAGGAAAATCCGGGTAATCCACAATCTATTTTCCAGTTACGTAACGAATCTTAATTAAAGTCGACATGTCGTCCGGTAACGTCACAACCAATTCAGTAATTAATTATGCGAAATGaaaggaaattattaaagcCGTGAGCCGGAATTTCGCACGAGCGTTGATCCAATTAGTGGTAATATCGTATTTTCCCAGTTTGGTGGTCGAACGTAGAAACTGTGAATCGCAATTCGAAAATGTTATGCATTATTTCAACGGCAACAattgaaatttgaaatgaaattttggaTTTGATGATCGCAACTACGgtaattgtttttttgttaaagaaaGGAAATTGATCAACACGTTTAATTGCTTTGTGAATGCATTAAAGTTAAAGcgttttagttatttttgatcGCTATCCGACTTTTCACCTTGcgtgtataaataaaaattaatatttaatacacTAAAACAGCTATTACGTTTACATACTGTAAACAAACTATTAACATGTTCAATTATTGGTAAATCGAAAACTAATGATACAGTAATATCTTGTACCGAATCGCGGATATTTAACGATGTTTACGTTTCATTAGCCAGAGTGTTCCTGTTTACAACCGAATGtacataataaactttttacacTTTACACTTTAGATAACATCTCAAAACATCATAATAACTTGGCTATTATATCGAAacgtttaaaatgtaattgaattgagttttgattatttattttaataaacatcatATAAATTTGGAgttaatgaatatttaaaatttaagttatagaAGACTGTATTTTTAGAGAGGATATGCAATCTAGGAATCTGAGGAGTTAATAGAGCTATCtacattaaaaaagttttttaagtttttaaatgtttttgtattttgtcaCTATTATCGCAATACTTTGAGGTGGAAGAATACCGAATCCGCCGGTAAAGAAGATTTGCACTATACTTCTGCATACATGATTAAAGATTAGATTAACAAATTTCTTCCAATTCTTCACGTAAAGGACAATGCTATATGAAAGATAGAGGGAACTCTAGCCCTTCAAATAGGCAGGTATCTACAAATCGGAATCATAatttcagatttaaaaatgcttggaagtttttctaaaatcgataaaaatacTCTACTATACTTCTTTTGTCTTGATTAATATCACAAATGTTTGGAAATCCTTAAAAAAGTTAGAGATTTTGCAAAGGGttacattaattttcaaattatttctttgaaGATTATTAGGAATCACTACATACCTCTCTGAGTCTTCCAGAAAATTGTCCATTAGCCTCTAAAAAGTTGCTGAGCTTATTCGTTATTTAACGCAAAAATTTCATATACCTAGTAGTTATTACTTTTCGCAATAAGATCCATATTATACATACTTCTTTTTATGCCCATATTTATTActtcttatttctttatagTGACACCAgtataaattgattttgaacatattgtgatcacgttttaggcataCTACAATACTAGGCTATACTTGGCAAACTACTTGTGGTATGTTTGGACTTCAAGAATATACTACAATAGTGCCATAACCTCtcaaaaagtataaaaatgtcaTTCTGGCCTCAAGTATGCACCATGGACTAGATAAATACAAGCCCGAAAATATTCCACCAAGGTTAGGGTGGACATTGTTGATGAACTCCATACAACCTATAATGCAGCTTAGAATACCAAAAGCTGACCATTATCAATATTTTATGCCTTTATGAATGTGGCAGGAATTAActccaaaattaaatgtatgcTCTTAATGCTTCTACAGCAGATCAAGAATCTAAGAGGACTGCTATATACATTCATCGGTCTGTAAGAATCACTGTAGCATTTCTATCCAGTTTGATATGAACTTGGCGCACTTGTTAAGCTAGTTGAGTTTGGGAAGATTACTGGATATATTCTCCCTAATATCCTATTTAAGATATTGAATCTtcggtttgtttatttattaattattaagcaCTATctttttaaactatttaaatatgattttataatttattaaaaaaattacttactttGGAGTTCTTACTGTAATAGGATGTCTTCTAACACCAACATTAGATCTAACAACCGTTGCAGATGGAATGGACGCGGGAACTGCATTTCTTGGCAAAGACGTAACCAATTGATGAGTACTTCTATAAGTCGGTTGATGTGGATTAAAAACTTCTGTTCTTTCCGGCGAATAATATCTCGGTTGTTCAGCGATAACAGGCATTCGTTTTCTATACGTAGACGCCCTAATCATTTGAGGTTGCCGCATTGGTTCGTAATAATACCTAAGAAAACGAAAGATAACTGTATGGATTATAACGGTTTCACATTCGGGTAagactaatttttttaaatgaaattacaaaaaacgtATCGTTTACTCACTCAGGTGGCGGGGGAGCATGTAAAAAGTGATTGTAATGATTTTGTGCCACCGGCAAAGCCATCGCTTTCCGTCGATATAATTCCGTGATATCCGGATTTCCTGCTGTGATTAAATGTGGTGCCGCATCAGATAATCCTTCGCTTTCGGAATAATCACCTATATAACCTTCCATTTCATCGTAAAAGTATTGATGAGGTGGAGGTGCAGGAAGTCCTGTATATGAATAAGATCCTGGTCGAGACATACTAAAAAGAAATCAAGTATTTTAACTTTTCCAATTTctctttacattttaatatccgccagtgttaatttaaaacttcaaatgcTTTATTAAATCtacttttttacattttcatttgaatAGTTGAATAGCTTTTAATAACACTGTTTTATAGAGCACAAATTTAATATGCAgcaactaaaaaaattgttctaaTAAAAGTTTATCTACAAAAACTGATGTAAAAGAAAGTTACGTTAACTTAACGGAGGTGGAAAAGATGTCTTAAAGATGCTATCATATTCTGTGACAACACAAGCTCTACAATATGTGCACCTCATTTTATAAGCGGCGTAATAAAGCGAATTATCGCAcccgttttatttttgttctaCCTGGCGATATTAATACCAACTTCCATAAAACATGAGTACAAAGTAAAACCTTGTTATTAAAAGTGTTGAATGATTGCATGTCTGATAAGCTTCTATATTTCTAGTTAGGAAATTAAGGGAAAAGTAGAACATTGacgtaaaatttaatttattgtgaaggGTTTCTATTTAAACACTAAACTTTCTGCAgcataacaaaaaatgatgtgtaaatatataaagtttcagttttttcataacttttccttgaaatccttaaaaatataatattacttttttacatttcatttcatttctgATAAGTGAATCCTCAAATATTTATAAGACGACCTAGTTCGCAAACTTTCAGTATTTCTTGGGGGTAACTCCATTACGAAGTTAGCAAAGGTCTCCCGGAAGGGTCCCCAAAGCTCATAATAGAAAAATAGCCAAGCAAGATGGGAAAGCCCTCCATGAATGACAGATGGCAAAGAATTGACAGTTGAATTAGAAAGTTTCCGGCCACTTCAGGTCACCTTTATCACATAGCATACCAATGCCGAAAGGCAAAACTTTGTACGTGTTCTTCCGGGGCCAAAGgacttttcttttctttaacgaCTATTTTCCAACTTACCTTTGAATCTTTTTTATAAGACTTGAACGCCGAATACGTTGCAAACACTACAGGTACCTCGAGAACACAAGAAGAGAATCACAGGTTTCGCGGACATTTACGTATCACTGACAGAAATAATACTGTCTGTTGTTTGTGTGACAAATAATTTAGATCACTGAGATGGATTCGAACGCGACATGAAGGtggataaattttaattgttcaatCTGACACCACTGTCAAAACGAATACACAATCGTACTGTGATCTTAATTTACTAAGCAATAAATCTacaaaaattagttaaaaaaaagttgattatCTTTTCCGTTCCATCTAATAAAAATGTGAGAATTATAActggattcaaaaaaaaaaacagaattcGGTTTTACAAGTCAATTTATGTGGATTACAAAGAAACGAATCGACAATTAAATCTGCCAATCACAATACTTTTATCTCTATAAATCGGTgaacaacaaataaattttatttcgatGGTAAAAacgttgtattaaaaaacggcaatgagtttatttattttatttgtttgttggTGGTGGAGCAATTCCTCAATGGTTAAAACATCaacatatttcaaatttataaccTTTTTCGATTGATTGATAATTTCActctataaatttaaattaaattaaattaattatgtaaatataaattttttaattgaacatGTACCTCGACATCTATGCAGCATTTCATCAAGCGTGTCATAATCTCTAATTTGAGGCACCAAGATTAGGCTTATGGCGGAGAACATCTAAAAATTCTGAAAAGTCATCATTTAGGAAATTAAGCTCTATTGAACGTTTAGTGCACACAACAATAAAACGACGCTTATAATTGAAGTGCTGCTATTTCTGCATCATGAATCAAGATTAATGAAACTATGATGCACTACAAACTGATACATACGTGCATGCACCGAAGAAGATTAACTTAGACAGGATTGAAGAGAGTATTTACGGAGTGTTATTTGAACGCTGTAAAACATATGGGTGATGGGTTCTGTGTTAATTATCTCAACTCATCACATCCCGACTGCCTCCACACAGATTACTAATTGCCTCATAAAGGCATCAGTAGTTTAAAACACCGTCAATCGTTAATGTCAAAGTTGTTATCCAAACAAAATTGTCTCTCGAACTTCTGTTACTTGCTCATTGTTAGTGCTTGTGTACTCCATTAACTATGCATTAATTAACAGATTAGCAAAAAGAGGTATGTTGAATATTGGAACCATCCGGCAACTATCTAATGAATTATTCACATCTAATTAAACTATGAGTGCGTTATAACTTAGCAAGTTATCtcatatagaaaaaaataatcgatAGCAACAGCATTTATCTACTGGTTAAATGCGCATATAGCGAAGGGTTAAGCAAGTACAAACACTGACACATCGCGGATGCACAATGCAAAAAAATCGTACGTGAATAAAACAGTTCACAGAAATCGATATTTAGCGAAAACTAGAATACGTATGAAGCGAATTTAATAGTTGTGCTGTTCGTGTTGTTAAATTTGGCATAAGACTAACAATaagatttataatttttcctATAGGGGATAATTGcccatattttataaaaattttatatcatgaATTTTTTGTCATCTATGATGTGATCTAAATGATGATATGATAATCAAATAGTTTccaatattattgttattacaataaaacatgtaaatttgatttgttaatataatataatatataaattccTATAGCAAATATAACcacaaaaatacattttattaaaaagtaatgaaATTGTTAAACAATATTCACAAAATGCAGTGAATTTGGAGAGATAAATGTTATCGTAACGATCCATAAATTGTTGACGTATTAAAATGGGAGAAATAGTGAGGTGTACAGACAGTCGATAGCAAAAACAAATACTATCCCGTATCACAAACCGTGCAGTATGCGGGTTCTCCAAAACAGGAAACGTTTATTTATCGTCCCGTTTCATTACACAACGCGGTTTTATTCCCAAATAATTTTACCACTTTTACGTTGCAACTCTATAAAGTAGTGCGAATAAATTTCAAGAAGAAGTCGAATAACCTACTTTTCAACAGTTATATTCTTTGATGTTTATGAAACTTAAGAAACAACTTCGAAATAGGAAAACTACAAAATTCATTTCACATTAATTGTTTGagtattttaaacttttacaattaaaatgttataataaatttaagttattatacTTTTTTGATAAGTTGGATTAATAATGTTTACAACCATATTTCTTGATGTCACCGGATATCGTTGTATCCGGTAGTGACATATACACACGTTCGCTTCTATAAAGAAgagtaattttcatattaGAATTCATTATTCGTGCAATATTCGACCATTGATCTAATTTGACGATTAAAGCATCATCAgcacaaataattattattaaacacgattataatagatttttcaatgatatttttttggaatatcaTGAAATTTTATGAGGTATAACTTTATCAAAAGAGATCTGATAAttggtataaatataatttattgtagaaatattaaatttggcaattagtTCTATCATTATACACAacatgtttcaaaaataaattgccAATTAAAATATCATCAAATAAAGTCTTTGTTTGATATGCagatttcatattttcttcaaataaatGAATTCGTTCGataaaaacatacaacaatccaacgctgaataataattaacattagacctagaactacacaGTTCCAAAACTAGTGTtagatctagttttagttcaatgaaaaatatacaacaatcaaacgctgaataacaactaaaactagagttAACACTAGCagtagaaccaacactagacctagaactagaatcattcgggtttaggcgTACGTCtattaagacggctaaacccgaatgtttctagttctaggtctagtgttaggtccacttctagttcaataaagatatacaacaatctaccattaaataacaattaaaactgaaactaacactagcatgggaactaacactagacctagaactagaatcattcgggtttagccgtacgtctcttaagacggcatACAACATACAACAATCCaacgctgaataataattaacactagacctagaactacacaGTTCCAAAACTAATGTTAGatctagttttacttcaatgaaaaatatacaacaatcaaacgctgaataacaactaaaactagagctaacactagcattagaaccaacactagacctagatctagaatcattcgggtttagccgtacgtctattaagacggctaaacccgaatgtttctaattctaggtctagtgataggTCCACTTCTAgttcaataaagatatacaacaatctaccattgaataacaattaaaattagaactaacactagcgtgggaactaacactagacctagaactagaaacatagATTTTTAGCAAATACTTTTCGTAAATAGTAAATAAggaaaataattcataaaagcAAGTTGTTAAAAAACTAGTAATCTTTGGAAAATTAGATAACCTTCGAAAAATTATGTGTCAACTTTgggagaaaagaaaaacaagaaaagttaTCGAACAAAATTTAGGCAGTCTAAATATTATAGGATGTGTCAAAGCACCATCTTAAGGATAATTAATCATTACGTTTATGATTTATCCCTAGTACTTC
Protein-coding regions in this window:
- the LOC111425828 gene encoding uncharacterized protein isoform X5, with protein sequence MSRPGSYSYTGLPAPPPHQYFYDEMEGYIGDYSESEGLSDAAPHLITAGNPDITELYRRKAMALPVAQNHYNHFLHAPPPPEYYYEPMRQPQMIRASTYRKRMPVIAEQPRYYSPERTEVFNPHQPTYRSTHQLVTSLPRNAVPASIPSATVVRSNVGVRRHPITVRTPKYYRRPATPAPIKRPSALCLPVAAQPDPAVYNKRNKRIPQDAHLYQNEYVFPISQSQSKHHPHYGNTDKNRLLNKDNLNVTRSKLDAALERYENIFEKNMVEFAGNPPDLNLVRMLKPKIPPTIKETQEKLKQQKSQKTQKEQEEVTSDALEEMLFADLKANGFTNNESGDFKQPPQESNTNNNEGKDDKTPRSTDGTVGSEKGLKDLPKSFNYQEIQNNVIKKTQQNNQCSQHTSGIIQEEPFEVPEQDVPNEKDIRKCESVHTKEHLQDCVSNPLDLQPESFRRICSQASSQRLNDNDRSAESIKSLRTATVPRVLVDDALELHRTKSYVVNLIDHALSNHFGTNLCEKYSTKEITV